GGTGTCCGGTTTCGTAAAAAAGGGAGCGGCGGTATGTTTGAGGTCATTGCAATGCTGTTCGGCGGAACTCTGGGTTACAGGGGCTTGTGAGTCACTTGGTAAAATCCGGAAACAACAGGGTGAGATCGGAATTATTCCAGAATGCAGCGGCGTGATGCTCTGGTCATCACCAAACAACATGTTAACAGGAAAAAGATAATGAAAAAACAAATCTGGTTGGCTGCGGGCATCGCAGGCATGCTTCTTGGAACTCCTGCTGCCGATGCCAAGGCGGCGCTGAGTGTTCAGATTAGTACGGGGATCCATCCCTCATTTGTGATTAATTCTGCGCCGAATTTTATCTATCTGCGATCACAGGGGTTTTCGGTTTCTATAGGCAACCCTTATGATATCGTCTATTACGGGAGCTTTTACTACATCTATAGCAACAACCGCTGGTATCGTGCTACGAATTATCGTGGGCCATGGGTGCTCATTCTGAACAACAGGCTTCCATATCAAATCAGAAGGCACCGTTGGGAGGATATCAGACGGTACCGCGATATCGAGTATCGCAGATCCGACCATAACAGTAACCGGTATCAGCGCATTGACGACAACAAGAGGAGAATACTCAATCAGCGTAATGAGTCGAGCAACCGGCGTATCCAGGAGCAGAAGAACAGGGCTCAGGAGAATCGCAGAATCGAGGAGCAGCACAACAGGGCTCAGGAGAATCGCCGGGTTCAGGAACAGCACAATGGGGTTCAGGAGCATCGCCGAATCCAGAAACAGCCGAAGCGGGCTCCCGAGAATCATCGGGTTCAGGAACAGCACAAAATGGGTGATGAAAACAAGCGAACTCAGGAGGGGCATGGCAAGGATGGCAGGAACAGTGAGAGAGAGGATAATGGTGGAAAGAGACATTGAGTGATTTTCTGCCCGTGACAAGGCATGAAGGTGAGTAAATAATTTTTTCAATAACAAAAGGGGAGTCTATTATGAAAATCTATGCATTGGTAATTATGGCCATGGTGGCTATGGCAGGTTGTTCTACATCGTACAAAGGCAGTATACAGGGAAGCAACAGTCCGGATGCGTCAAAAAACAGCAGCTATGTCGTGAGTCAGGCAGGAACGAGCCAGTCTGGTGTCGAGGCAGGCAAATAGTCAACTTATTGCATTTTGTGAAGCTCCGTGCGGTTTGTCGGGGCTTCTTTGCTTTTCATTTTAGAGAAGAGGCATTTTGCTGTTTTTGCATGGGCAACAACCAGGAGGTTCTCAATTTTAGTAATATTATTGTCAAATCAAACACAAGATTTCAGCGCAAAGATCGTCAAAGGGGAGGTAGGTGTTGTTCAGGGCGATTGATTATCAAAAGTATAGACAGTTTATTTGAACCATGAGATTAAAAATATATCGGGTTCTGCTTCTGCTGTTTTTTCTTCCCTTTTTGGCTTTGCCGTTGCAGGGGGAGGAGGTGCTGACCTGGCAGCAATGTGTCAGCGAAGCGCGGGATGCACATCCTGATCTCTATTCAGCTTTGGCGATTCTGCAGCAGGCTGAAGCAGATAAGCAAATTGCGGGGGGTTCACTTCTCCCACAGGTCGCTTTTGGTGTGAGCTCACAGGGGAGTGGCACGACGGCAAAGGGGGGAAGTTTCTCTTCATCATACTCTTATTTCTTGTCGGCGCAGCAGCTTCTTTATGACGGGCATAAAAGCTCAAACCAGGTTTCCCAGACCAAAGAGGTGATCAAAGGCGCCCAATACAACTATCGTGTGGTCTCCGCCGATCTTCGTTTTGCCCTCCGTTCAGCCTTTACGCAGTTACTGAAAGCCCAGGAACTTGTCGGCCTTGCCGGTGAAATCGCCGCGAGGCGTCAGAACAATGTCCGTCTGATCAATCTTCGCTATCAGGGTGGTCGTGAGCACATCGGTTCACTTCGCCAGGCTGAAGCCGATCTTGCCCAGGCGCAATTCGAAGTCTCCCAAGCCAGACGGGGATTGGTGTTTGCACAGACAACCCTGGCTTCAGCGCTTGGTCGTGACAACCATCAACCGCTCAAGGTTCATGGCGCATTCCAGGCAACTGATTTTTCAGCCGCCAAACCTGATCTTGCCCTTCTTGCCAAAAATAACCCCTTCTTCCAGCAGCTCGATACCAAAAGCAAAGCAGCTCGATATGATCTTGCTGTCGCAAAAAGTGCTTTTTTGCCGCAACTTTACCTGACTTCATCGATAGGAAGTGGTTCCGTTGACCGATTGCCTTTTGATGCCGTGGACTGGAATGCAGGAGTGACGGTTTCCGTGCCTATCTATGAGGGCGGTAGTGGACAGGCTAAGGTAGCAAAAGCCATGGCGGTGGTGAGCCAACACAACGCCGAAGAA
The DNA window shown above is from Pelodictyon phaeoclathratiforme BU-1 and carries:
- a CDS encoding YXWGXW repeat-containing protein is translated as MKKQIWLAAGIAGMLLGTPAADAKAALSVQISTGIHPSFVINSAPNFIYLRSQGFSVSIGNPYDIVYYGSFYYIYSNNRWYRATNYRGPWVLILNNRLPYQIRRHRWEDIRRYRDIEYRRSDHNSNRYQRIDDNKRRILNQRNESSNRRIQEQKNRAQENRRIEEQHNRAQENRRVQEQHNGVQEHRRIQKQPKRAPENHRVQEQHKMGDENKRTQEGHGKDGRNSEREDNGGKRH
- a CDS encoding TolC family protein, whose amino-acid sequence is MRLKIYRVLLLLFFLPFLALPLQGEEVLTWQQCVSEARDAHPDLYSALAILQQAEADKQIAGGSLLPQVAFGVSSQGSGTTAKGGSFSSSYSYFLSAQQLLYDGHKSSNQVSQTKEVIKGAQYNYRVVSADLRFALRSAFTQLLKAQELVGLAGEIAARRQNNVRLINLRYQGGREHIGSLRQAEADLAQAQFEVSQARRGLVFAQTTLASALGRDNHQPLKVHGAFQATDFSAAKPDLALLAKNNPFFQQLDTKSKAARYDLAVAKSAFLPQLYLTSSIGSGSVDRLPFDAVDWNAGVTVSVPIYEGGSGQAKVAKAMAVVSQHNAEEKSGYLQLYDYLEQSWKSFLDARQMVVVKKKFLDAAMERSTIANAQYSNGLLMFNEWVIIENNLVNAKKEFLNAGADLLIAEAQWIQAKGEGLDG